The Primulina eburnea isolate SZY01 chromosome 6, ASM2296580v1, whole genome shotgun sequence genome contains a region encoding:
- the LOC140835001 gene encoding probable serine/threonine-protein kinase At1g54610: MGCVLGKRVAGKREVDRSSRREQRNDASRDTEADAVKAQNDVVAESGQMEVEKKIEVVPVSAPAPTVEFRLRRGARGAGEGWPAWLKDAVGTVIDNWKPRRANTFEKLDKIGQGTYSNVYKALDLITGKVVALKKVRFDNLEPEAVRFMAREILVLMSLNHPNVIKLEGLVISRMSCSLYLVFEYMEHDLTGLAAVQSVKFAEPQVKCFMKQLLSGLEHCHSKGVLHRDIKCSNLLIDNEGNLKIADFGLASFFDPERKKAMTSRVVTLWYRPPELLLGANYYGVGVDLWSAGCILAELLAGKPILRGRTEVEQLHKIFKLCGSPSDDYWKKSRLPNATLYKPQHPYKRCIAENYKDFLPSSLALVQTLLEIDPDERGTATEALNSVFFTTEPYACEPSSLPKFPPSKEMDIKLKDEEARRLRGLEGKPVAIDGNRKPRVRDKFSRAVPAPEANAELQSNIDRLREMSDIKAKSKSEKFPPPHQDGAVGRRFDAYEPVSFGAYDTSFHFSIFDTKSSRSLRHSMSVKNSTEQIQRAPSRRFINAFYPSSAGWSMDFMFGRRRAVSENFGDPR; encoded by the exons ATGGGGTGTGTTCTTGGCAAAAGGGTCGCCGGGAAAAGAGAGGTTGACCGGAGTTCTCGTCGGGAGCAGAGAAATGATGCAAGTCGGGATACAGAGGCGGATGCCGTTAAGGCGCAGAACGATGTCGTTGCGGAAAGTGGACAGATGGAGGTGGAGAAAAAGATAGAAGTGGTTCCCGTTTCAGCGCCGGCACCGACGGTTGAGTTCAGGCTGAGAAGAGGTGCGCGCGGTGCTGGAGAAGGGTGGCCAGCTTGGCTGAAGGACGCAGTTGGCACTGTCATTGATAACTGGAAACCCCGCCGTGCCAACACCTTTGAGAAACTTGACAAG ATTGGGCAAGGGACTTACAGCAATGTTTATAAAGCTCTGGACTTGATCACTGGGAAAGTTGTGGCATTAAAGAAAGTAAGGTTTGACAACTTGGAACCAGAAGCTGTTCGGTTCATGGCAAGAGAGATACTTGTGCTGATGAGCCTGAATCATCCCAATGTCATTAAGCTTGAGGGTTTGGTTATTTCCAGAATGTCTTGTAGTCTTTACCTTGTTTTTGAGTACATGGAGCATGATCTTACAGGCCTGGCTGCTGTCCAAAGTGTCAAGTTCGCCGAGCCCCAG GTTAAATGCTTCATGAAGCAACTACTTTCTGGTCTAGAGCATTGCCATAGCAAGGGTGTTCTACATCGTGATATTAAATGCTCAAATTTGCTAATTGACAACGAAGGAAACCTTAAAATAGCGGATTTTGGGTTGGCCTCTTTCTTTGACCCCGAACGCAAGAAAGCAATGACAAGTCGTGTTGTAACATTATGGTATCGTCCTCCTGAACTTCTGCTTGGTGCCAATTATTATGGGGTTGGTGTTGATTTGTGGAGTGCTGGCTGCATTCTGGCCGAGTTGCTTGCTGGGAAGCCAATATTACGGGGACGTACTGAG GTTGAGCAACTCCATAAGATATTTAAACTATGTGGTTCTCCATCTGACGATTACTGGAAGAAATCCCGGCTCCCCAATGCAACTCTATATAAACCTCAGCATCCGTACAAACGTTGCATAGCAGAAAATTATAAGGATTTCCTTCCATCTTCTCTTGCTCTGGTACAAACCCTTCTAGAGATTGATCCTGATGAACGAGGCACCGCCACTGAAGCCTTGAATAGCGTG TTCTTCACCACTGAACCCTACGCCTGTGAGCCATCAAGCTTGCCGAAGTTTCCGCCGAGCAAGGAAATGGACATAAAACTCAAAGATGAAGAAGCAAGAAG ACTACGTGGTTTGGAAGGGAAACCTGTTGCTATAGATGGTAACAGAAAGCCAAGAGTTCGTGATAAGTTTAGCCGTGCAGTTCCAGCTCCAGAAGCCAATGCAGAACTTCAATCAAATATAGAT AGGTTGAGAGAGATGTCAGATATCAAGGCCAAAAGTAAAAGTGAAAAATTCCCACCACCACATCAGGATGGGGCCGTTGGCCGACGTTTTGATGCATATGAACCCGTGTCTTTTGGTGCATACGACACCTCGTTCCATTTCTCGATTTTCGATACCAAGTCATCAAGATCTTTACGTCATAGCATGTCGGTGAAAAACAGTACAGAACAGATCCAAAGGGCTCCCTCGCGAAGATTCATCAACGCATTCTATCCATCATCTGCTGGTTGGTCGATGGATTTCATGTTCGGTCGGAGACGAGCAGTTTCGGAGAACTTCGGGGATCCAAGGTAG
- the LOC140835003 gene encoding heavy metal-associated isoprenylated plant protein 7-like — protein sequence MGEEEKKPEKAAKPAGEGKKEGAPKTEENSKGKMQSEEPKAAEQPQLPLPPPQEIILKVYMHCEGCARKVRRCLKDFEGVEDVITDCRTSKVVVKGEKADPLKVLERVQKKSQKIHRQVELISPIPKPPGEDHKKPEEIIPEVAKSEEKKKEEEPPVVTVVLGVYMHCEACALEIKKRIQKIKGVESAEPDLKSSQVTVKGVFEPEKLVDHVWKRTGKRSVIAKVEPEMKPEEGKVGDKVKKVEEGEKETKKVEKNEEIEEKNSGVAGNFFPAEAGEEEDSKMEFKRNEFIQNYPRNHQVYPQRFAQDSYAAYLPPPQIFSDENPNACFVM from the exons ATGGGAGAG GAAGAGAAGAAACCCGAGAAGGCCGCGAAGCCGGCAGGGGAGGGAAAGAAAGAAGGAGCCCCCAAGACTGAGGAAAATAGTAAGGGTAAGATGCAATCCGAAGAACCCAAGGCGGCGGAGCAACCACAGCTGCCTCTTCCGCCGCCGCAAGAAATTATCTTGAAGGTTTACATGCATTGTGAAGGATGTGCTAGAAAAGTCCGCAGATGTCTCAAGGATTTTGAAG GAGTCGAGGATGTGATAACAGATTGTAGGACCAGTAAAGTGGTTGTGAAAGGTGAAAAAGCAGATCCACTCAAGGTCTTGGAGAGGGTTCAGAAGAAGAGCCAGAAGATCCACCGCCAAGTGGAGCTTATTTCACCAATCCCGAAGCCACCGGGGGAAGACCACAAGAAGCCTGAAGAAATAATACCAGAGGTGGCCAAATCTGAAGAGAAGAAAAAGGAGGAAGAG CCTCCTGTGGTTACAGTCGTGTTGGGGGTCTACATGCATTGTGAAGCTTGTGCTCTGGAAATCAAGAAAcgtattcaaaaaataaaag GAGTGGAAAGCGCAGAGCCAGACCTTAAGAGCTCACAAGTGACAGTGAAAGGTGTATTTGAACCCGAAAAACTCGTAGATCACGTGTGGAAGAGAACAGGAAAACGCTCTGTGATAGCGAAGGTGGAGCCAGAGATGAAACCGGAGGAAGGGAAAGTAGGGGATAAAGTGAAGAAAGTGGAGGAAGGAGAAAAAGAGACCAAGAAAGTTGAAAAAAACGAAGAAATAGAGGAGAAAAACAGCGGTGTCGCCGGAAACTTTTTTCCAGCAGAGGCAGGAGAGGAAGAGGATTCGAAAATGGAAttcaaaaggaatgaatttatCCAGAATTACCCTCGGAACCATCAGGTCTATCCTCAAAGGTTTGCACAAGACTCGTACGCAGCGTATCTTCCTCCTCCACAGATATTCAGTGATGAGAATCCAAATGCATGCTTTGTTATGTAA